The genome window GGTGCTTATATAAGAAAGTTGTACTCAATATagtttaaatcatattaaattattttctaataatatatttttaacataatatttatgtatattgtcagttaaaatttaatcattttaattaaGTCAAACTAAAACATGACTATTAAATTCCTCCGGTTTTCAAAAAAATGACatttatcttaaaattttaactcATTGACTTCGtagttaaaataaattttaaatatctttttaaattaaaagagCCGGCAACAAAAAAGACCTTTGAGCTGTGCTTATGAGTCGGTCAATGTGGTGAAGAAGAGACACAGATAACGAAACTTGCACTACAAATTTCACAAGACTTTACACTTTTCTATAACAAATTCATCCAACTTTTCATTTCTCTTTTACCAGACCAACCACTCAATATGTGCCTAGTTCTATAAGCTTTGGATTATGTGTCGGTTAATATTGCTTTACGTATGCACATTAAAACCATCTTTCGATCTCCTTTttattttctcaaattttaGCATTTAAAATACTactatttgattatttttcacTTAAAAATCAATACTTGGTAATATAGTTAGGTGTTAATAAATAATTCATATAgtatttgtattataattttactatattttatcaTGGGGtccttttaaaatatttctagaGTTTTTCTATCATATTATGATATTACTATATTTTGATAATAACTAATAAAAAcccattttcaaaaaataataataataacccATAATTAAGTTAGAGGAGACATACTACAAAATCCTTTAAATTATAACCTAGCTAATTGAAAGATGGTACCGGTAGAATTGTTAGGACTCAGAAAAATATTGACTCTGACCTTACCTTATCACCTTGATAAACTAAAAACTACAACAAAATCAACACccctttattaatttatttattaagttaaCAAATTATTTGTCACGACTTGACCGCATGAGTATAAATATAGCAACCCTTCATCCTTTTTCATGCACACATCCAACTTTTGAAATCTTTCACTCTCTCAAATGGAGTTCAAAGAAGCTGTAATCATAGTTGGTGCGGGCCCTTCCGGGCTTGCAACAGCTGCATGTCTGAAAACACATTCAATCCCTTACATCATTCTTGAACGAGAAGATTGTTTTGCATCTTTATGGAAGCAAAAGGCCTATGATCGCCTCCATCTTCATCTAGCTAAGCAGTTTTGTCAGCTCCCTCATATGCCTTTTCCGAAATCTTGTCCTACTTTTGTGCCAAGGAAGCAGTTCTTGCAATACCTTGATGACTATGTCACACGTTTTGACATCAAGCCTTTGTACAAGAGGCTTGTTGTGTCTGCATTTTACGATGAGAGCTCCATGAAATGGACTGTGGAGGTTACTAATGGTGTCTCGGGCGAGGCTGAGAAGTATTATGGGAGGTTTTTGGTGGTTGCCACGGGCGAAACTTGTGATCCTTATGTACCTGAATTTGAAGGGTTGAGTAAGTTCAAGGGTGATGCTATTCATTCAACTCAATACAAATGTGGCGAGGCTTATGAGAATAAGCATGTTTTAGTTGTTGGCTGTGGAAATTCTGGCATGGAGATTGCTCTGGATCTAGCCAACTATGGTGCTAAGGTTTCAATTGTTGTTCGACGCCCGGTAAATTAGTTAACTAAATCTTAGAACTCTTCTTATGTTTTGTATGATTGTAGTTTACGTTTTTGACCAAACATAATTTATGTAGGCTCATGTTTTGTCAAGAGGGATGGTGTATTGGGGACTCATACTATTGAAGTACTTTCCTTATTATATGGTGGACTCTTTGATGCTCTTGCTTAGCAAGATCAAGTATGGAGATTTAAGCAAGTTTGGGATCCATAGGCCAGAGAAAGGCCCCTTTGCATTAAAAGTTAAGGATGGGAAATATCCTATTATTGATGTAGGGACATGCAAGAAAATCAAGTCTGGAGAAATTCAGGtacatttttttcatttcattttcagaaaaatattagTGATTGTGACCGACAAACTAATTAGTAACTAGTAACAAGAAGTCGAGAGTTTAAGATTTGGATTAGGATAAAATAAGTAGTAGCTAGTACTTGTATATTGGTAAGTTTATGCCAGTAGTGGAAATAAAGAATGTATTGAGTTCTGCAAGAAGTGATGAATACTCTATTTGTGTAATGCAGTTACTTATAAGTAAAGTAAGTAGAATAATCTGTTCTGTGTAGGTATTGCCTGGACTCAGAAGCATTGCTGAGAGTGAAATCTTTTTTGAGGATGGAAGATCAGATCCATTTGACTCTATCATTTTCGCAACTGGTTTCACTAGGTCCACCAAGATGTGGCTCAAGGTTCTGCACACATTACATTTCCAACACTCTAAAAATACTCTAATTAGTCTTACTATTGAAGTCATGATGTTTCAAGTGTGTTTTTTAAGTAACAGAGTTTTTATGCATTGTAAAGAAGCTACATTGTGCATTTTTGTTCTTTCAGGGAGATGATTTTCTGTTGAATGAGGAAGGTTTTCCGAAGCCGGGTTTTCCGAATCACTGGAAAGGGGAGAAGGGATTGTACTGTGTGGGATTGGCAAGGAGGGGACTGTATGGAGCTGCAATGGATGCTGAGAACATAGCTAATGAGATCAAGAAGCTCTTCTGaagttttattagtttttatctATGGTTTGAAAAGGAATCtaagtaataaatattattgaagaCTTTTTGTTTTAGTATTTATTGGGATCTGGAGAAATATTTGACTTGTTTCAGAAGTATTTTGGGAAGAATTGATTATAATATATGGTGTTTTTAAATTTGGgattctattatttttaaattttgtgtttttattCTTCTGTACATGTCTTTTATTATTCATGGCCCATAATGCTCCCTAATAATATTgatttcaataaaattattaacatttattatatagtgGTTGTGTTCCCTTGCTTTTTTGAGAATAAATAAAAACGTGATATTTTTGGATTGATTATCAAAATTGCATTTATTTAACACATTTCTCATGAAATGTAACACTTTgctaaattttgtaaatttaatgAATAGTTAGATAAACATGGAAAATAAGCAGATTGCGAAATAGTAATATAGGCCAAGTCGCAAGTCTGAACACTGTAGCGGGAGCCTTGTACACTCGGTAGGACTTTTGTAAAGCCGAATAAGTTCAGGCAATCAGGGAGAATTAACACTAAAAATGCAGGCAGCCAGAGAACAAAACTGGAATAGAGCACAGATCTTTGAATATTCTATACTCCGAAAAAATAAGCAAATAAACAACCATAATAATTCT of Daucus carota subsp. sativus chromosome 3, DH1 v3.0, whole genome shotgun sequence contains these proteins:
- the LOC108211879 gene encoding probable indole-3-pyruvate monooxygenase YUCCA10, translating into MEFKEAVIIVGAGPSGLATAACLKTHSIPYIILEREDCFASLWKQKAYDRLHLHLAKQFCQLPHMPFPKSCPTFVPRKQFLQYLDDYVTRFDIKPLYKRLVVSAFYDESSMKWTVEVTNGVSGEAEKYYGRFLVVATGETCDPYVPEFEGLSKFKGDAIHSTQYKCGEAYENKHVLVVGCGNSGMEIALDLANYGAKVSIVVRRPAHVLSRGMVYWGLILLKYFPYYMVDSLMLLLSKIKYGDLSKFGIHRPEKGPFALKVKDGKYPIIDVGTCKKIKSGEIQVLPGLRSIAESEIFFEDGRSDPFDSIIFATGFTRSTKMWLKGDDFLLNEEGFPKPGFPNHWKGEKGLYCVGLARRGLYGAAMDAENIANEIKKLF